A single region of the Raphanus sativus cultivar WK10039 chromosome 1, ASM80110v3, whole genome shotgun sequence genome encodes:
- the LOC108807758 gene encoding mitogen-activated protein kinase kinase kinase ANP1, protein MQDFFGSVRRSLVFRPPAGDEDNNQENQPPFPGVLADKITSCIRKSRALIKPSSSPPPPPTTVDTPPPISWRKGQLIGRGAFGTVYMGMNLDSGELLAVKQVLIASNYASKEKTQAHIQELEEEVKLLKNLSHPNIVRYLGTVREDDTLNILLEFVPGGSISSLLEKFGPFPESVVRTYTKQLLFGLEYLHNHAIMHRDIKGANILVDNKGCIKLADFGASKQVAELATISGAKSMKGTPYWMAPEVILQTGHSFSADIWSVGCTVIEMVTGKAPWSQQYKEVAAIFFIGTTKSHPPIPDTLSSDAKDFLLKCLQEEPKMRPTASELLKHPFVTGQHKESASTDLVSIMNNGSTPTLSELTNTKCSPHSTCNDVGDMCNLGSLNYSLASPFKSIQNNNFRQQNDNGGEEDDMCLIDDDNFLTFNGESGPILKNNSDLKKSCDATSDISNALNAKFDESPCNGEKEPKMSMEVDQPSYSEDDEELTESKIKSFLDEKAAELKKLQTPLYEEYYNNLITCSPSGMESNLSSSKREDTARGFLKLPPKSRSPSRGPLGGSPSRATDTVSCTKSPGSGSSREVNMNDGGDEASQDTEEESKNQSAALSEIEKKWKEELDQELERKRQEIMRQAGMGSSPRDRSLSRHREKSRFASPGK, encoded by the exons ATGCAAGATTTCTTCGGCTCCGTTCGCCGATCTCTCGTCTTCCGTCCTCCCGCCGGCGATGAAGATAATAACCAGGAGAATCAGCCTCCTTTCCCCGGCGTTCTCGCCGATAAGATCACTTCCTGCATCCGCAAATCCAGGGCTCTCATCAAACCCTCCTCCTCTCCGCCGCCTCCTCCTACCACCGTAGATACTCCACCTCCGATTTCGTGGAGGAAAGGTCAGTTAATCGGCCGCGGCGCGTTCGGTACAGTGTACATGGGTATGAATCTCGATTCCGGGGAGCTTCTCGCCGTCAAACAG GTTCTGATTGCATCCAATTATGCTTCCAAGGAGAAAACTCAG GCTCATATTCAGGAGCTTGAGGAAGAAGTTAAGCTTCTCAAAAATCTCTCCCATCCAAATATAGTT AGATATTTGGGTACAgttagagaagatgatacactGAATATCCTTCTCGAGTTTGTTCCTGGTGGATCTATATCTTCGCTCTTGGAGAAATTCGGACCTTTTCCTGAATCA GTTGTGCGGACATACACAAAGCAGCTGCTTTTTGGGTTGGAGTACCTTCACAATCATGCAATTATGCACAGAGACATTAAG GGGGCTAATATCCTTGTGGATAACAAAGGATGCATTAAACTTGCTGATTTTGGTGCATCAAAACAAGTAGCTGAGTTG GCTACGATTTCTGGTGCGAAATCTATGAAAGGGACACCCTATTGGATGGCTCCGGAAGTTATTCTTCAAACTGGACATAGCTT CTCTGCTGATATATGGAGCGTGGGCTGTACAGTTATTGAAATGGTGACTGGAAAGGCTCCTTGGAGTCAGCAGTATAAAGag gttgctGCTATCTTCTTCATCggaacaacaaaatcccatcCTCCAATACCTGATACTCTCTCCTCTGATGCAAAAGACTTTCTGCTCAAGTGTCTACAGGA GGAACCGAAAATGCGGCCAACGGCATCGGAGCTACTAAAG CATCCTTTTGTTACGGGACAACACAAGGAATCTGCTTCAACTGATCTTGTTTCTATCATG aacaaTGGCAGTACTCCTACATTGTCAGAGTTAACTAACACTAAGTGCTC TCCACATTCTACATGCAACGATGTAGGAGACATGTGTAACTTGGGCAGTCTGAACTATTCACTTGCATCTCCTTTTAAATCAATCCAAAACAACAACTTCAGACAACAAAATGATAATGGAGGCGAGGAAGACGATATGTGTTTGATTGATGATGACAATTTTTTGACATTTAACGGAGAGTCAGGACCTATCCTTAAAAATAATAGTGATCTGAAGAAG AGCTGTGATGCCACAAGTGATATTTCCAATGCTTTGAATGCCAAATTCGATGAAAGTCCTTGTAATGGAGAGAAAGAGCCGAAGATGAGCATGGAAGTTGACCAACCGTCATACTCAGAAGATGATGAGGAGCTGACCGAGTCAAAAATTAAGTCTTTCTTAGATGAAAAG GCTGCAGAGCTAAAGAAGTTACAGACGCCTCTATATGAAGAATACTACAACAATTTGATCACATGCTCTCCAAGTGGCATGGAGAGTAACTTAAGTAGCAGTAAAAGAGAGGACACTGCTCGTGGTTTCCTGAAACTGCCTCCAAAAAGCAGGTCACCGAGTCGGGGTCCTCTTGGTGGTTCACCCTCGAGAGCAACAGACACAGTTAGTTGTACTAAGAGCCCAGGAAGTGGAAGTAGTCGTGAAGTGAATATGAACGATGGAGGTGATGAAGCTTCGCAGGATACTGAAGAGGAATCAAAGAACCAGAG TGCTGCTTTGTCGGAGATAGAGAAGAAGTGGAAGGAAGAGCTTGATCAAGAACTGGAAAGAAAGCGACAAG AGATCATGCGCCAGGCAGGGATGGGATCATCCCCAAGAGACAGAAGCTTGAGCCGACACAGAGAGAAATCAAGGTTTGCATCTCCAGGAAAATGA